A portion of the Microlunatus phosphovorus NM-1 genome contains these proteins:
- a CDS encoding ParA family protein, translating to MRILAIANQKGGPGKSTIAAGMAAALHESGATVAVADTDPQRSITEYLDEVEGQPIPVYAASDPSEIRELPNVDQYDWMVIDTPGHLAFRPILTAVVEVADFALVPMEPAPWSITPTIETVNDLLVDSGTPYAVVLNRVDTRAAARAREIRDALDEAGITVARTWVRDLTAHQDAIANRTLITRSRARRAGDAANDIRQLALEMQAYLNRSTAK from the coding sequence GATCGCGAACCAGAAGGGCGGACCCGGCAAGAGCACGATCGCGGCCGGGATGGCGGCGGCCCTCCACGAGTCCGGAGCCACCGTGGCGGTCGCCGACACCGATCCGCAGCGGTCCATCACCGAGTACCTCGACGAGGTCGAAGGCCAACCGATTCCGGTCTACGCGGCCTCAGACCCCTCTGAGATTCGTGAGCTCCCCAACGTGGACCAGTACGACTGGATGGTGATCGACACCCCTGGACACCTGGCGTTCCGGCCGATCCTGACCGCCGTCGTCGAGGTCGCCGACTTCGCCCTGGTGCCGATGGAGCCGGCGCCGTGGTCCATCACGCCGACGATCGAGACAGTGAACGACCTGCTGGTGGACTCGGGGACGCCCTACGCCGTCGTTCTCAACAGGGTGGACACGAGGGCGGCCGCGCGAGCTCGCGAGATCCGAGACGCGCTGGACGAGGCGGGGATCACGGTCGCACGAACCTGGGTCAGAGATCTGACGGCTCATCAGGACGCCATCGCCAACCGAACCTTGATCACACGGAGTCGCGCCCGGCGTGCTGGCGATGCCGCCAACGACATACGGCAGCTAGCGCTCGAAATGCAGGCCTACCTGAACAGGAGCACCGCAAAATGA
- a CDS encoding TetR/AcrR family transcriptional regulator has product MTPPRPATDIDALRAALLGHARTVIARDGVDGLTMRALAGEAGVAVGMSYKAFTSRDELLRELTWVSLRELAAGIEDWAVRPDGQLADRLMEFADLQAASDAPALVRHLSQLPGGEKILREAVEAGITRSWATVMQGFLRDRQCDGTVREDVDVEAFGFLLTAALHYVLVTDEPFSAPDRATLARYVAAVADQIGVTR; this is encoded by the coding sequence ATGACACCGCCCCGCCCCGCCACGGATATCGACGCGCTGCGCGCGGCGCTGCTCGGGCACGCCCGAACCGTCATTGCTCGAGACGGCGTGGACGGTCTGACCATGCGGGCCCTGGCCGGCGAAGCGGGGGTGGCTGTGGGCATGTCCTACAAGGCCTTCACCTCGCGCGATGAGTTGCTGCGCGAGCTGACCTGGGTCTCGCTGCGGGAGCTCGCCGCCGGCATCGAGGACTGGGCGGTGCGTCCGGACGGACAGCTGGCCGACCGGTTGATGGAGTTCGCCGACTTGCAGGCCGCCTCCGACGCCCCCGCGCTGGTCAGGCACCTGAGCCAGCTTCCGGGCGGAGAGAAAATCCTGCGGGAAGCGGTCGAGGCGGGCATCACCCGGTCCTGGGCGACGGTGATGCAGGGGTTCCTGCGCGACCGACAGTGTGACGGGACCGTCCGTGAGGACGTGGATGTCGAGGCCTTTGGTTTTCTCCTCACTGCCGCCTTGCACTACGTGCTGGTCACCGATGAGCCGTTCTCGGCACCGGACCGAGCCACGCTCGCCCGGTACGTCGCCGCGGTCGCCGACCAGATCGGCGTCACCCGGTGA
- a CDS encoding IS3 family transposase, whose translation MDDLEIAVAEYIDWFNFRRLHGEIGLIPPVEHETTTVTTLCRLPSTRHFRASTEPGTGQFDTHQP comes from the coding sequence ATCGACGACCTCGAGATCGCTGTCGCTGAGTACATCGACTGGTTCAACTTCCGACGCCTGCACGGCGAGATCGGGCTGATCCCTCCCGTCGAGCACGAAACTACTACCGTCACAACCCTGTGCCGACTACCGTCGACACGTCACTTCAGAGCCTCCACTGAACCCGGTACGGGACAGTTCGATACGCATCAGCCGTGA
- a CDS encoding ABC transporter substrate-binding protein yields the protein MSAGAALLAGCSTPGSTSVNAAPVIPPASGPVKLTYWAWLKDLQKVCDIWNAKNPNIQVEAVWIPSGNSGGYPKMYSALAAGTGPDLAQIEFRTIPEFLLVNGLVDLARYGAQDYADRFDKTLWGQVSFVDGVYGIPQDSGPMATFYRPDLLERVGADAPATWDQWAQVAAELRKDKVYIDCFPLADPSWFTAIATQAGASWLRVDGDGWVINMTDDVTLATARFFDKAIDDDLVTTAFGQYSTPWFAAAADNQIASLTSASWGDALLEGVSGGEGKWRVAKMPRWSDGFGSSYIGGSTVAVLANSQHPKEALEFAIWMQTSKEGIDALIKYCGIGWSPLRDYIGEQREQPAAFFGGQRYNEEIFLPASKEQNPDWSWWPITQQSFNIIGDGFRKKASGGTLVDAIVTAETTIIDAFRNKGLTIRKATS from the coding sequence ATGAGCGCGGGCGCCGCGCTGCTGGCCGGTTGTTCCACACCAGGCTCCACCTCGGTCAACGCTGCACCGGTGATCCCGCCGGCCAGCGGGCCGGTGAAGCTCACCTACTGGGCGTGGCTGAAGGATCTTCAGAAGGTCTGCGACATCTGGAACGCCAAGAACCCCAACATCCAGGTTGAGGCGGTGTGGATTCCCAGCGGCAACAGCGGCGGTTACCCAAAGATGTATTCGGCGTTGGCCGCGGGCACCGGGCCCGACCTGGCGCAGATCGAGTTCCGAACCATCCCGGAGTTTCTGTTGGTCAACGGGTTGGTCGACCTGGCCCGCTACGGTGCGCAGGACTACGCGGATCGGTTCGACAAGACCTTGTGGGGCCAGGTGAGCTTCGTCGACGGCGTGTACGGGATCCCGCAAGACTCTGGCCCGATGGCCACCTTCTACCGCCCGGATCTGCTGGAGCGGGTCGGGGCGGACGCGCCGGCCACCTGGGATCAGTGGGCCCAGGTCGCCGCGGAGCTGCGCAAGGACAAGGTCTACATCGACTGTTTCCCGCTCGCCGACCCATCCTGGTTCACCGCGATCGCAACCCAGGCCGGCGCGAGTTGGCTGAGGGTCGACGGCGATGGCTGGGTCATCAACATGACCGACGACGTCACACTCGCCACGGCCCGGTTCTTCGACAAGGCCATCGACGACGACCTGGTCACCACCGCATTCGGTCAGTACTCCACGCCGTGGTTCGCCGCCGCCGCCGACAACCAGATCGCGTCGCTGACCAGCGCCAGCTGGGGCGACGCCTTACTCGAGGGAGTCAGTGGCGGGGAAGGCAAGTGGCGGGTCGCGAAGATGCCGCGATGGTCCGACGGGTTCGGGTCCAGCTACATCGGCGGGTCCACGGTCGCGGTCTTGGCCAACAGCCAGCATCCGAAGGAGGCCCTCGAGTTCGCGATCTGGATGCAAACCAGTAAGGAAGGGATCGATGCGTTGATCAAGTACTGCGGCATCGGCTGGTCTCCGCTACGGGACTACATCGGTGAGCAGCGCGAGCAGCCCGCGGCATTCTTCGGCGGGCAGCGCTACAACGAGGAGATCTTCCTTCCGGCATCCAAGGAGCAGAACCCAGACTGGTCCTGGTGGCCGATCACCCAACAGTCGTTCAACATCATCGGTGACGGCTTCCGCAAGAAGGCATCCGGCGGCACATTGGTGGATGCCATCGTCACCGCCGAAACCACCATCATCGACGCCTTCCGCAACAAGGGGCTGACCATCCGGAAGGCGACATCATGA
- a CDS encoding MFS transporter, producing MSSGYTDLCRHSGVPRQIVAASLSRMTQPLLTLPLLVGVQERYHDHGLAAVTVGLYTAGFAAMMPITGRLVDRHGGRAILRIWLILALIALLGTSAALTLAVPTPVLLSGVTILGMCLPPVGAVTRAGWPLLIPPAQLRTAYALDTVINEAATITGPLLAALTLSILPAPLALLTVFLPITVGSLGLPAAVLDSARRANRRPAREPQSRRVILTYGITFCASLGAGSLVATAGLLAAEAEEPSIAGVLLAAAAIGAVTAGTIAGRHHLHQDALTSRLVGFAMAITAAFIVLVLVLGLSALGQSRGGAANIVTLAALYLVLGTLTGPRDALLQLSIVLVARPAQRSTSFSWLGTCGLLGFGFGSAVSGLVGNTLGHHLLPAAIASGVALALSGSMPRTNASRPQPPLPL from the coding sequence GTGAGCAGCGGCTATACCGATCTGTGCAGGCATTCCGGGGTCCCACGACAAATCGTCGCGGCCTCGCTGAGCCGGATGACCCAGCCGCTGCTCACGCTGCCGCTGCTGGTCGGCGTGCAGGAGCGCTACCACGACCACGGCCTCGCGGCCGTGACGGTCGGGCTGTACACCGCCGGCTTCGCCGCCATGATGCCCATCACTGGCCGGCTCGTCGACCGTCACGGCGGCCGAGCGATCCTGCGGATCTGGCTGATACTCGCCCTGATCGCTCTGCTAGGCACCAGCGCCGCGTTGACTCTGGCCGTCCCGACACCAGTACTGCTGTCAGGCGTCACGATCCTCGGCATGTGCCTTCCCCCCGTCGGAGCCGTCACCCGTGCCGGCTGGCCGCTGCTGATCCCGCCAGCGCAGCTGCGAACGGCCTACGCGTTGGACACCGTCATCAACGAGGCCGCCACCATCACCGGGCCTCTCCTCGCCGCCCTCACCCTGAGCATTCTCCCCGCCCCGCTTGCCCTGCTGACCGTCTTCCTGCCCATCACCGTCGGCAGCCTCGGCCTCCCAGCAGCCGTCCTGGATAGCGCCCGCCGAGCCAACCGGCGGCCAGCCCGCGAACCGCAGTCCCGCCGGGTCATCCTCACCTACGGCATCACGTTCTGCGCTTCGCTCGGCGCCGGCAGTCTGGTCGCCACCGCCGGTCTGCTCGCCGCAGAAGCCGAGGAGCCAAGCATCGCCGGCGTCCTGCTCGCAGCCGCCGCCATCGGGGCGGTGACCGCCGGCACCATCGCTGGACGCCACCACCTTCACCAAGACGCGTTAACGTCCAGACTCGTCGGCTTCGCCATGGCCATCACCGCAGCCTTCATCGTCCTCGTCCTCGTACTCGGCCTCTCTGCCCTCGGCCAAAGCCGCGGTGGTGCGGCCAACATCGTCACTCTCGCTGCGCTGTACCTAGTCCTCGGGACGCTCACTGGCCCCCGCGACGCGTTGCTTCAGTTGAGCATCGTCTTGGTCGCACGACCCGCACAGCGAAGCACGTCGTTCTCCTGGCTGGGCACCTGCGGACTCCTAGGCTTTGGATTCGGCAGCGCTGTATCCGGCCTCGTCGGCAACACACTCGGCCACCACCTCCTCCCTGCAGCCATCGCGTCAGGCGTCGCACTCGCGCTCAGCGGAAGCATGCCCCGAACGAACGCATCCAGACCACAGCCACCGCTGCCCCTCTGA
- a CDS encoding IS30 family transposase: MRSPGRPEPSRVVQREFWRLIGTGITTAQAAEGVGVSVPVGSRWFRHAGGMTPLSLDEPTGRYLSFAEREEIALLKAQDKGVREIARTIGRDPGTISRELRRNAATRGGKPVYRAVVAQWKAQQAAKRPKAAKLVGNARLREYVQDRLARNVRRPDGTAVAGPRTPAWKGLNKPHRQDRRWSTAWSPEQIAHRLRLDFPNDESMRISHEAIYQSLFIEGRGALKRELVRCLRTGRALRQPRARSRNKPQGHVTADVVLSERPAEADDRAVPGHWEGDLIIGTDRSAIGTLVERSSRATLLVHLPRMEGWGEQPYVKNGLSLGGYGAVAMNAALTASMTKLPDQLRKTLTWDRGKELSDHARFALDTGTQVFFADPHSPWQRPTNENTNGLLRQYFPKGTDLSRWSADDLEAVAHTLNNRPRKILGWKTPAEVFQDQLRSLQRAGVASTP, from the coding sequence ATGCGCTCGCCGGGCCGGCCCGAGCCGTCGCGAGTTGTGCAGCGGGAGTTCTGGCGTCTGATCGGGACTGGCATCACCACGGCCCAGGCCGCCGAGGGGGTCGGCGTGTCGGTGCCGGTCGGGAGTCGGTGGTTTCGACACGCTGGCGGGATGACGCCGCTGAGCCTGGACGAGCCCACTGGTCGGTACCTGTCGTTCGCCGAGCGGGAGGAGATCGCGCTGCTGAAGGCCCAGGACAAGGGTGTCCGCGAGATTGCCCGCACGATCGGCCGCGATCCGGGAACGATCTCTCGTGAACTGCGCCGCAACGCTGCGACCAGGGGCGGCAAGCCGGTCTACCGTGCCGTGGTGGCGCAGTGGAAGGCGCAGCAAGCAGCGAAGCGTCCGAAGGCGGCGAAGCTGGTCGGCAACGCGCGATTACGTGAGTACGTGCAGGACCGGCTGGCCAGGAACGTCCGTCGGCCTGACGGCACGGCCGTCGCTGGCCCCAGGACACCCGCGTGGAAGGGGTTGAACAAGCCCCATCGCCAGGACCGACGGTGGTCGACGGCCTGGAGCCCAGAGCAGATTGCGCATCGGTTGAGGCTCGACTTCCCCAATGATGAGTCCATGCGCATCAGCCACGAGGCGATCTACCAGTCGTTGTTCATCGAGGGGCGTGGTGCTCTCAAGCGTGAACTGGTGAGGTGTCTACGCACGGGGCGAGCATTGCGCCAGCCGAGGGCCAGATCACGCAACAAGCCCCAGGGGCACGTCACCGCCGACGTCGTCCTCAGCGAGCGCCCTGCCGAGGCCGACGACCGCGCGGTTCCCGGCCATTGGGAGGGTGATCTGATCATCGGGACGGACAGGTCCGCGATCGGCACGCTGGTCGAACGCAGCAGTCGGGCAACTCTGCTGGTCCACCTGCCGCGCATGGAGGGCTGGGGTGAGCAGCCGTACGTGAAGAACGGTCTGTCGCTCGGCGGCTACGGAGCGGTCGCGATGAACGCCGCACTCACGGCGTCGATGACCAAGCTGCCTGACCAGCTACGCAAGACACTGACCTGGGATCGCGGCAAAGAGCTCTCAGATCACGCACGCTTTGCGTTGGACACCGGGACGCAGGTGTTCTTCGCTGATCCGCACTCTCCCTGGCAACGACCGACCAACGAGAACACCAACGGCCTGCTGCGGCAGTACTTTCCCAAGGGCACCGACCTGTCCCGGTGGTCAGCCGACGACCTCGAAGCCGTCGCTCACACGCTCAACAACCGGCCCCGGAAGATCCTCGGATGGAAGACGCCCGCTGAGGTCTTCCAGGATCAACTACGCTCGCTTCAACGAGCCGGTGTTGCATCGACCCCTTGA
- a CDS encoding carbohydrate ABC transporter permease, translating into MNSSTTTSTAAGEKTGRPGADRAAGRPGRRRLDSRAWAPWALLAPFLLLFTLTFAVPILTAVAQSFTRVTRQGVFGEQGVTTQFAGFWNYAQALGNDNFTASIGRMLLFGIVQVPVMMLLCTILALLLEGASARWPAFFRASYFMPYGIPGVIATILWSFLYVPGLSPLIDIAGRFGVEVDFLGADTVLWSIANIVTWSYTGYNMLIIVAQLKTIPNEIYEAAKVDGASPWRVAWTIQLPLIRPALVLTTVFSIIGTLQLFAEPQVLQSVSPAIDSEYTPNLSAYTTAFAYNDYNVAAAQAVLIALVAFILSFAFLRLTNRKSQ; encoded by the coding sequence ATGAACAGTTCGACGACGACCTCGACAGCTGCGGGCGAGAAGACGGGTCGCCCAGGAGCCGACCGTGCCGCAGGACGGCCTGGTCGGCGCCGGCTGGACAGTCGCGCCTGGGCCCCGTGGGCGCTGCTTGCCCCGTTCCTACTGCTCTTCACCCTCACTTTCGCCGTCCCGATCCTGACCGCCGTCGCCCAGAGCTTCACCCGGGTCACCCGGCAGGGCGTCTTCGGCGAACAGGGTGTGACCACCCAGTTCGCCGGCTTCTGGAACTACGCCCAGGCCTTGGGAAACGACAACTTCACTGCCTCGATCGGCCGGATGCTGCTGTTCGGGATCGTTCAGGTCCCGGTGATGATGCTTCTCTGCACCATCCTGGCTCTCCTGCTGGAGGGGGCGTCGGCCCGCTGGCCCGCCTTCTTCCGGGCGTCGTACTTCATGCCTTACGGCATCCCCGGTGTGATCGCCACCATCTTGTGGTCGTTCCTCTACGTTCCCGGGCTCAGCCCGCTGATCGACATCGCCGGCCGGTTCGGCGTCGAGGTCGACTTTCTCGGCGCCGACACCGTGCTGTGGTCCATCGCGAACATCGTCACCTGGAGCTACACCGGCTACAACATGTTGATCATCGTGGCGCAGCTGAAAACCATTCCGAACGAAATCTACGAGGCTGCCAAGGTCGACGGAGCCAGCCCGTGGCGAGTCGCATGGACCATCCAGCTCCCGCTGATCCGTCCGGCGCTCGTGTTGACCACCGTGTTCTCCATCATCGGGACCCTGCAGCTGTTCGCCGAGCCCCAAGTGCTGCAAAGCGTGTCACCGGCCATCGACTCCGAATACACACCCAACCTGAGTGCATACACGACCGCCTTCGCCTACAACGACTACAACGTCGCCGCCGCCCAAGCCGTGCTCATCGCCCTGGTTGCGTTCATCCTTTCCTTCGCCTTCCTCCGCCTGACCAACAGGAAGTCACAATGA
- a CDS encoding TetR/AcrR family transcriptional regulator yields MTTDARRRGPYAKTAERRHQILDAALQVFAAHGYRAGSMREVARTADMSLSNLMHHFRTKEDLLLALLRRRDDDSPGQRTGTHDLVADILSQARWNQTKPDLIALYAVLSAESVTDGHPGRDYFIERFVTVRRGFEEEFGKLRDAGRLRPGVDPHMVAGCITALWDGIQLQWLLQPDQINVVAYLEAFLDLVTLPPDTAFIADPGC; encoded by the coding sequence GTGACGACGGATGCGCGCCGGAGAGGGCCCTACGCCAAGACGGCTGAGCGGCGTCACCAGATCCTTGATGCTGCCCTTCAGGTCTTCGCCGCGCACGGCTACCGCGCCGGGTCGATGCGTGAGGTGGCCCGGACGGCCGACATGAGCCTGTCCAACCTGATGCATCACTTCAGGACGAAGGAAGATCTCCTGCTCGCCCTTCTCAGGCGGCGTGACGACGACAGCCCCGGGCAGCGAACCGGCACCCACGACCTCGTCGCCGACATCCTGTCCCAAGCACGCTGGAACCAGACCAAGCCCGACTTGATTGCGCTATACGCAGTGCTGTCGGCGGAATCCGTCACAGATGGCCACCCTGGCCGCGACTACTTTATCGAACGGTTTGTCACCGTCCGGAGAGGCTTCGAGGAAGAGTTCGGAAAGCTCCGCGACGCCGGACGGCTTCGGCCAGGAGTGGATCCGCACATGGTCGCCGGCTGCATCACCGCACTGTGGGACGGCATCCAGCTGCAGTGGCTCCTGCAGCCCGATCAGATCAACGTCGTCGCCTACCTAGAGGCCTTTCTCGACCTCGTAACCCTTCCCCCTGACACAGCTTTCATCGCCGACCCCGGGTGTTGA
- a CDS encoding class I SAM-dependent methyltransferase, with product MTEEPATGSRTAWRWDPTLYAGSAAYYARGRAAYPSAIADRLQQALRLAGHGRLLDVGCGPGSLTLVLAPLFAEAIGVDADADMLIEAERLADQAKIDNVVWRHLRAEALPADLPPVDMITFAQSFHWMDRPRVAAAARRLLTPGGTLVHVSATTHQGVSTDTTLPHPQPPRTAIRTLVAYYLGERRRAGQTTLSAGTVGGEAAIYSAVGFTELQQIRVEGRLLERTADEVAASVYSLSSAAPHLFGDQLSAFDHDLHQLLHRAGPDGLFSEQMPPTTLHLWR from the coding sequence GTGACCGAGGAACCCGCTACAGGCTCAAGGACTGCTTGGCGGTGGGATCCGACGCTGTATGCCGGCAGCGCCGCCTATTACGCCCGAGGACGTGCCGCCTACCCGAGCGCGATCGCCGACCGGCTCCAGCAGGCGCTGCGGCTGGCCGGTCACGGGCGCTTGCTGGATGTCGGCTGCGGGCCGGGGTCGCTGACCTTGGTGTTGGCTCCGCTGTTCGCCGAGGCCATCGGGGTCGACGCCGATGCCGACATGCTCATCGAGGCCGAGCGCCTGGCTGACCAGGCGAAGATCGACAACGTTGTTTGGCGGCACCTCCGAGCCGAGGCCTTGCCGGCGGACCTGCCCCCGGTCGACATGATTACCTTCGCGCAGTCCTTCCATTGGATGGACCGGCCCCGAGTTGCCGCGGCCGCCCGGCGCTTGCTCACTCCCGGCGGGACGCTCGTCCATGTCAGCGCCACCACCCACCAAGGCGTCTCCACCGACACCACGCTCCCGCACCCTCAGCCGCCTCGGACGGCTATCCGAACGCTCGTGGCGTACTACCTGGGTGAGCGGCGTCGGGCCGGGCAGACGACACTGTCGGCCGGCACAGTTGGCGGCGAAGCGGCCATCTACAGTGCTGTCGGCTTCACCGAGCTCCAACAGATCCGGGTCGAAGGTCGGCTCTTGGAGCGGACCGCCGACGAGGTGGCGGCGTCGGTCTACTCGCTGTCCAGCGCTGCACCGCACTTGTTCGGCGACCAGCTCTCGGCTTTTGACCATGATCTGCATCAACTTCTCCACCGGGCCGGCCCGGACGGGTTGTTCAGCGAACAGATGCCACCAACCACCCTGCACCTGTGGCGTTGA
- a CDS encoding dihydrofolate reductase family protein, with product MGTLVMVEFLTVDGTMQGLGSPQEDTRDGFQHGGWGAAYADSIHQVTTTSGLNATEAYLFGRNTYEKMAAFWPRQSDSNPMAAHLNTTPKYVASRTLTTASWANTRILSDQIADAVQNIKSIHNGDTVVLGSGKLARSLLADGLVDRIRLFIHPLLLGTGKRLFGALPTPRKLTLTSVAQTDLGTVALTYDVHQVKKPRECQINGGSDLVS from the coding sequence ATGGGCACACTGGTCATGGTTGAGTTCCTGACCGTCGATGGAACCATGCAAGGACTCGGGTCGCCTCAAGAAGACACCCGCGACGGATTCCAACACGGCGGCTGGGGAGCGGCCTACGCCGACAGCATCCACCAGGTCACCACCACCTCAGGCCTGAACGCCACCGAGGCTTACTTGTTCGGACGCAACACCTACGAGAAGATGGCCGCCTTCTGGCCGCGACAGTCCGACTCCAACCCGATGGCTGCTCACCTCAACACCACACCAAAATACGTGGCCTCCCGTACCCTCACCACGGCGTCATGGGCTAACACACGCATCCTGTCGGACCAGATCGCCGACGCCGTGCAGAACATAAAGTCCATCCACAACGGTGACACCGTCGTACTGGGCAGCGGCAAACTCGCCCGCAGCCTCCTCGCTGACGGGCTGGTAGACCGGATCCGCCTCTTCATCCACCCGCTGCTCCTCGGCACCGGCAAGCGGCTCTTCGGCGCCCTCCCCACTCCGCGCAAGCTCACCCTCACATCGGTAGCGCAGACCGACCTAGGCACGGTCGCCCTCACCTACGACGTGCACCAAGTGAAGAAACCCAGGGAGTGTCAGATAAACGGTGGATCTGATCTGGTCTCATGA